The uncultured Desulfobulbus sp. genome window below encodes:
- a CDS encoding TolC family outer membrane protein, whose translation MTLQQSVAAALETSPQLRSLQYGRDAARFELKQSRGRYYPSIDVLLGYGPNQYNDRATRLNGADPGNEDWMLKTDATLRLTQQLYDGGETAHFISAHKAGLETAELSLQEGAQSTIFDTVRAHLGVIREQQIVTLDLKNLEIHQEIHKALTALIQAGAGDVADRSQVRARIAWAESNVTSSRRGLEQAIAQYRRLVGQSPGQLVFDGPPKGVPDSLSEALRLAEQKNPTLLISSSKVDESEAQVRLAESRYLPRVNLELSSSYNDNIEGDDSWRQSHEAMIVLRWNVFNGGQDQSAVNAAVARSYESRLSRTDNLEALHETVRTAWTAFVALSREVKIYQEATLAAKQTLLAYMEQFSVARRSLLDVLNAEREFVQSAQKAVSAQVDRVIAAYYLVQLKGTLKLDQVVINTQSRREFEALIQSMNFPPVRGILVPGQMVAPVSPLNIVHIRGLVIEAGAMVHANKERYELHHSIVQIRAPIIASRMENFTLKGWDAL comes from the coding sequence ATGACGCTTCAGCAATCAGTGGCTGCGGCCCTTGAAACCAGCCCCCAGTTACGATCCCTTCAATATGGACGAGACGCTGCACGTTTCGAGCTGAAGCAATCCCGAGGACGGTATTACCCCTCTATTGATGTTCTCCTTGGCTATGGTCCCAATCAATATAACGATAGGGCGACCCGCCTTAACGGTGCAGATCCAGGCAATGAAGACTGGATGCTGAAAACGGATGCAACATTGCGCCTTACCCAACAGCTGTATGATGGGGGTGAAACCGCCCATTTCATTTCTGCGCATAAAGCTGGCTTGGAAACTGCTGAGCTCTCTTTACAGGAAGGGGCTCAGTCGACTATTTTTGACACAGTGCGTGCACACCTCGGCGTGATCAGGGAACAGCAGATTGTTACCCTTGATCTCAAGAATCTTGAGATTCACCAAGAGATACACAAGGCCCTGACAGCTCTTATTCAGGCTGGGGCGGGTGATGTGGCTGATCGGAGTCAGGTGCGTGCAAGGATTGCCTGGGCAGAGTCAAATGTGACTTCAAGCAGACGTGGACTGGAGCAGGCCATTGCGCAATACCGCCGCCTGGTGGGGCAGAGTCCCGGTCAGCTTGTTTTTGATGGTCCTCCAAAGGGGGTCCCCGATTCCTTGTCGGAAGCCTTACGTTTGGCGGAACAAAAAAATCCAACCTTGCTTATCAGCTCCAGCAAAGTTGATGAGTCTGAAGCTCAAGTACGACTTGCTGAGTCTCGATATTTGCCTCGAGTCAACCTAGAGCTGAGCAGCAGCTACAACGACAATATAGAAGGGGATGATTCCTGGCGGCAGAGTCATGAAGCGATGATTGTTTTACGCTGGAATGTATTTAACGGAGGTCAGGATCAAAGTGCCGTGAATGCGGCTGTGGCACGAAGTTATGAAAGTCGATTAAGCCGTACGGATAATCTGGAAGCCCTCCATGAAACTGTGCGAACTGCCTGGACTGCTTTCGTGGCATTGTCCCGTGAAGTGAAAATTTACCAAGAAGCCACCCTGGCCGCCAAGCAGACTTTGCTGGCTTATATGGAGCAGTTCAGTGTCGCACGACGGAGTTTGCTTGATGTCCTGAATGCGGAACGAGAGTTTGTCCAGTCGGCTCAGAAGGCGGTCTCTGCCCAAGTTGACCGAGTTATAGCGGCCTATTATCTTGTGCAGCTGAAGGGCACACTTAAGCTTGACCAAGTTGTGATAAATACGCAAAGCAGGAGAGAATTCGAAGCGTTGATCCAAAGTATGAATTTTCCTCCTGTGCGTGGCATACTTGTACCTGGGCAAATGGTGGCACCAGTTTCCCCTCTCAATATCGTTCATATTCGAGGTTTAGTTATTGAAGCGGGGGCAATGGTGCACGCGAACAAAGAAAGGTATGAGTTACACCATTCAATCGTGCAAATTAGAGCTCCAATCATTGCTTCCCGAATGGAAAATTTTACTCTTAAAGGATGGGATGCATTGTGA
- a CDS encoding HDOD domain-containing protein, which produces MLHKVVQEAQLISLPDIYIRLKALIDDPEYTMAEVALLVGSDPALAIRFLRLVNNPLNRRGKEISTISHAVSMLGIQQIHDIVLSVSIADAFTEIPSELFDMRKFWNTSCFCAVLVKQLAIEFGVPDADRLFTIGLLHDIGHLLMYTSIPRQMQQVLETARKGEQPLFRVEQEQLGFDAASAGGHLMKIWHLPESFLIVITGQNEPGMVTERQQETAILHLSTRLTTAELREEDWNTTMENIDPIVWERVPLTQDQCQQCRESAAGVFKEIAAGIFL; this is translated from the coding sequence ATGTTACATAAGGTTGTTCAAGAAGCACAACTCATCTCATTGCCTGATATATATATCCGTTTAAAGGCTCTCATTGATGATCCCGAATACACCATGGCCGAGGTCGCGCTGTTAGTCGGCAGTGATCCAGCCCTGGCTATTCGTTTTCTGCGCCTGGTCAATAACCCTCTCAACCGTCGGGGCAAGGAAATATCGACGATTAGCCATGCCGTCAGCATGCTGGGGATACAGCAGATTCATGATATTGTTCTCAGCGTTTCCATCGCAGATGCATTTACAGAAATACCGTCAGAGCTATTTGATATGCGGAAATTCTGGAATACCAGCTGCTTTTGTGCGGTGTTGGTGAAACAGTTGGCCATAGAGTTTGGCGTCCCCGATGCAGATAGGCTTTTTACCATAGGTTTGTTGCATGATATCGGTCATCTTTTAATGTACACCTCCATACCCCGCCAGATGCAGCAGGTATTGGAGACTGCCAGAAAAGGTGAGCAGCCACTGTTTAGAGTTGAGCAGGAACAACTTGGTTTTGATGCCGCAAGTGCAGGGGGGCACCTGATGAAAATATGGCATCTCCCCGAAAGTTTTCTCATCGTCATCACTGGCCAAAATGAACCTGGAATGGTCACCGAGCGTCAGCAAGAGACCGCAATCTTACATTTGAGTACACGACTGACGACTGCGGAGTTGCGGGAAGAGGACTGGAATACAACCATGGAGAACATTGACCCTATTGTTTGGGAAAGAGTCCCCCTTACCCAGGACCAATGCCAGCAATGTAGAGAGAGCGCTGCCGGAGTCTTTAAAGAAATAGCCGCAGGCATTTTTTTGTGA
- a CDS encoding ISAs1 family transposase: MKSPKPDIATHFEKLKDPRVEGKNRHLLIDIITIAICGVASGASGWEQIEIFGQAKQEWLATFLELPNGIPGHDTFRRVISRLNTKIFQECFLSWVHSVVEVTDGEIIPIDGKTLRRSHDSKSGKSAIHMVSAWAANNRLVLGQVKTEEKSNEITAIPELLKLLEIKGCIVTIDAMGCQKKIAEQIVQQGGDYVLGLKGNQGSLLKAVETIFSQADAETFNSDKFDFYQSERKGHGRHEIRSHYTTDAAELPMAAQWKGLRTIGVVVAERQVKNKKTTECRYYISSQESKAEFFAKAVRSHWDIENSLHYVLDVTFREDECRIRKDDAPENFAVLRHIARNLLQREQTKMSIKQKQFRCACDNNFLAKVLAG; this comes from the coding sequence ATGAAATCACCGAAACCAGACATCGCTACCCATTTCGAGAAATTGAAAGATCCGAGAGTCGAAGGGAAAAACCGACACCTGCTCATCGATATTATTACCATTGCCATCTGCGGGGTGGCATCTGGTGCCTCTGGCTGGGAACAAATAGAAATTTTCGGACAAGCCAAACAAGAATGGCTCGCAACGTTTCTTGAACTCCCTAATGGTATCCCTGGGCACGATACATTTCGACGAGTCATATCTCGTCTTAATACCAAAATTTTTCAAGAATGCTTTTTGAGTTGGGTGCACTCCGTGGTCGAGGTTACTGATGGCGAAATTATCCCTATCGACGGTAAGACCTTAAGGCGGTCGCACGACTCCAAGTCGGGGAAGTCAGCCATTCATATGGTCAGTGCCTGGGCCGCGAACAATCGACTTGTTTTAGGGCAAGTCAAAACCGAAGAAAAATCAAACGAAATCACCGCAATTCCTGAACTTTTAAAACTGCTGGAAATCAAAGGCTGCATCGTGACTATTGACGCCATGGGGTGTCAAAAGAAGATAGCCGAACAGATCGTCCAACAAGGTGGTGATTACGTATTAGGCTTAAAAGGCAATCAGGGCTCATTGCTGAAAGCCGTTGAGACGATTTTCAGTCAAGCAGACGCAGAGACCTTTAACAGCGATAAATTTGATTTCTACCAAAGCGAGAGAAAGGGCCATGGCCGCCATGAAATCCGCTCTCATTACACAACCGATGCCGCCGAGTTGCCAATGGCTGCACAGTGGAAGGGGCTCCGGACAATTGGTGTTGTCGTTGCAGAGCGGCAAGTAAAGAACAAAAAAACGACAGAATGCCGCTATTATATTTCGAGCCAAGAAAGCAAAGCTGAATTTTTTGCCAAAGCGGTTCGCTCCCATTGGGACATAGAAAATTCTCTTCACTATGTACTTGATGTCACATTTCGAGAAGATGAATGCCGAATCCGAAAAGACGATGCCCCCGAAAATTTTGCCGTACTGCGACATATTGCACGCAATCTTCTTCAGCGAGAGCAAACCAAAATGAGTATCAAGCAAAAACAGTTTCGATGTGCCTGCGATAATAACTTCCTCGCCAAGGTACTTGCTGGCTAG